In Mycobacterium tuberculosis H37Rv, a single window of DNA contains:
- a CDS encoding hypothetical protein (This region is a possible MT-complex-specific genomic island (See Becq et al., 2007 PMID:17545187).), whose amino-acid sequence MVATDFSDVAVAQLRRSAQARGVSARVQPIVHDLRQPLPVKTGSIDGAFAHMALCMALSTSEIHAVVAEVGRVLRPGGKFIYTVRHTGDAHYGAGQAHGDDIFECAGFAVHFFRRELVARLATGWVLEEVHDFEEGELPRRLWRVTVTKPA is encoded by the coding sequence GTGGTGGCCACCGATTTCAGCGACGTTGCCGTCGCGCAACTTCGCCGAAGTGCCCAAGCGCGCGGGGTCTCCGCGCGGGTGCAACCGATTGTGCACGATCTGCGCCAGCCTCTGCCCGTCAAAACCGGTTCCATTGACGGCGCCTTTGCACACATGGCGTTGTGTATGGCGTTGTCCACCAGCGAAATTCATGCAGTCGTTGCCGAGGTCGGCCGGGTGTTGAGGCCGGGTGGAAAGTTCATCTACACCGTTCGGCATACCGGCGATGCGCACTACGGCGCCGGGCAGGCCCACGGTGACGACATCTTCGAGTGCGCAGGGTTCGCAGTGCACTTCTTCCGCCGTGAGCTGGTAGCGCGCCTGGCTACCGGTTGGGTACTCGAGGAGGTACACGATTTCGAGGAAGGTGAGCTGCCCCGGCGGCTATGGCGGGTCACTGTCACCAAGCCCGCCTAG
- the cyp135A1 gene encoding cytochrome P450 Cyp135A1 (This region is a possible MT-complex-specific genomic island (See Becq et al., 2007 PMID:17545187).), whose product MASTLTTGLPPGPRLPRYLQSVLYLRFREWFLPAMHRKYGDVFSLRVPPYADNLVVYTRPEHIKEIFAADPRSLHAGEGNHILGFVMGEHSVLMTDEAEHARMRSLLMPAFTRAALRGYRDMIASVAREHITRWRPHATINSLDHMNALTLDIILRVVFGVTDPKVKAELTSRLQQIINIHPAILAGVPYPSLKRMNPWKRFFHNQTKIDEILYREIASRRIDSDLTARTDVLSRLLQTKDTPTKPLTDAELRDQLITLLLAGHETTAAALSWTLWELAHAPEIQSQVVWAAVGGDDGFLEAVLKEGMRRHTVIASTARKVTAPAEIGGWRLPAGTVVNTSILLAHASEVSHPKPTEFRPSRFLDGSVAPNTWLPFGGGVRRCLGFGFALTEGAVILQEIFRRFTITAAGPSKGETPLVRNITTVPKHGAHLRLIPQRRLGGLGDSDPP is encoded by the coding sequence ATGGCAAGCACGTTGACGACGGGCCTGCCACCCGGGCCGCGGCTACCCCGCTACCTGCAGAGCGTGCTGTACCTGAGGTTTCGGGAATGGTTCCTGCCAGCGATGCATCGCAAGTACGGCGACGTGTTCTCCTTGCGGGTGCCCCCATATGCCGACAACCTCGTGGTCTATACCCGCCCCGAACACATCAAAGAGATCTTCGCGGCCGACCCGAGGTCGCTGCACGCGGGCGAAGGCAACCACATCCTTGGTTTTGTCATGGGCGAGCACTCGGTATTGATGACCGACGAAGCCGAACACGCGCGGATGCGATCGCTGCTCATGCCCGCGTTCACCCGCGCCGCGCTGCGCGGATACCGCGACATGATCGCCTCCGTTGCGCGTGAACACATCACGCGCTGGCGGCCCCACGCAACGATCAACAGTCTTGACCACATGAATGCGCTCACCCTCGACATCATCCTGCGGGTCGTTTTCGGGGTCACTGACCCAAAAGTCAAGGCCGAGTTGACTAGTCGGCTGCAACAGATCATAAACATCCATCCCGCGATTCTCGCGGGCGTTCCGTACCCGTCGCTCAAGCGGATGAATCCCTGGAAGCGCTTCTTCCATAACCAAACCAAGATAGACGAGATCCTCTACCGCGAGATCGCCTCCCGCCGTATCGATTCCGATCTCACCGCCCGAACCGACGTGCTATCCAGACTTTTGCAAACCAAGGACACGCCTACTAAGCCGCTGACCGATGCCGAGCTTCGCGACCAGCTCATCACGTTGCTGCTGGCCGGTCATGAGACAACCGCCGCCGCCCTGTCCTGGACGTTGTGGGAACTTGCCCATGCTCCGGAAATCCAAAGCCAAGTAGTCTGGGCTGCCGTCGGCGGTGACGACGGATTCTTGGAGGCCGTCCTCAAGGAAGGAATGCGCCGACACACCGTCATCGCTTCTACCGCTCGCAAGGTCACCGCGCCGGCAGAGATCGGTGGTTGGCGACTGCCAGCGGGGACGGTGGTCAACACGTCGATCCTGTTGGCCCACGCCAGCGAGGTATCGCACCCCAAACCCACAGAGTTTCGTCCTAGCCGGTTCCTTGACGGCAGCGTGGCACCCAACACCTGGCTGCCATTCGGCGGCGGTGTGCGCCGATGCCTCGGCTTCGGGTTCGCCCTCACCGAGGGAGCGGTCATCCTGCAAGAGATTTTCCGCCGCTTCACCATCACCGCCGCCGGCCCGTCCAAAGGCGAGACTCCGTTGGTGCGCAACATCACCACCGTCCCCAAACACGGTGCACACCTGCGGCTGATCCCACAGCGCCGGCTAGGCGGGCTTGGTGACAGTGACCCGCCATAG
- a CDS encoding transcriptional regulator (This region is a possible MT-complex-specific genomic island (See Becq et al., 2007 PMID:17545187).) gives MQQQRTNRDKLLDGALACLRERGYGNTSSRDIARAAGVNIASINYHFGSKDALLDDALGRCFSTWNQRVQEAFDHSRAAGPAGQILAVLEATVDSFEQIRPAVYACVESYAPALRSEALRERLAAGYADVRQHSVDLAGAALAGTDIAPPENLSTIVSVLMAVIDGLMIQWIADPSATPRSTEVIRALASIGAVVTSQLR, from the coding sequence GTGCAACAGCAACGCACAAACCGCGACAAACTGCTCGACGGCGCTCTGGCTTGTTTACGAGAACGCGGCTACGGCAACACCAGCTCGCGCGACATCGCTCGTGCGGCAGGGGTGAACATCGCGTCGATCAACTACCACTTCGGTAGCAAGGACGCGCTGCTCGACGATGCGCTCGGCCGGTGCTTTTCGACGTGGAACCAGCGTGTCCAGGAGGCATTCGATCACTCCCGCGCCGCCGGTCCGGCCGGGCAGATCCTGGCGGTACTCGAAGCCACCGTCGATTCGTTCGAGCAGATCCGCCCCGCCGTGTATGCGTGTGTGGAGTCATACGCTCCGGCGTTGCGCTCAGAGGCCTTGCGGGAGCGCCTGGCCGCCGGATATGCCGACGTTCGGCAGCATTCGGTCGATCTGGCTGGCGCTGCGCTTGCCGGTACCGACATAGCACCGCCGGAGAACCTGTCGACCATCGTCTCGGTGTTGATGGCGGTCATCGATGGCCTCATGATCCAGTGGATCGCCGATCCGTCCGCCACCCCGCGATCGACCGAGGTAATCCGAGCGCTTGCCAGCATCGGCGCGGTCGTCACGTCGCAGTTGCGGTGA
- a CDS encoding hypothetical protein (This region is a possible MT-complex-specific genomic island (See Becq et al., 2007 PMID:17545187).): MRLTHPARRYLSSQAARPTGAFGRLLGRIWRAETADVNRIAVELLAPGPGERVCEIGFGPGRTLGLLAAAGAQVSGVEVSTTMIAIAAHHNAKAIAAGLISLYHGDGVTLPVADHSLDKVLGVHNFYFWPDPRASLCDIARALRPGGRLVLTSISDDQPLAARFDPAIYRVPPTLDTAAWLGAAGFIDVGIKRSADHPATVWFTATAT; this comes from the coding sequence ATGCGCCTCACACATCCGGCCCGACGGTACCTATCCAGTCAGGCTGCCCGGCCAACAGGCGCGTTCGGCCGCCTACTGGGACGGATCTGGCGAGCCGAGACCGCCGACGTCAATCGCATCGCCGTCGAGCTGCTCGCGCCCGGCCCGGGCGAGCGGGTTTGCGAGATCGGCTTTGGCCCCGGCCGAACCCTTGGGCTGCTCGCCGCCGCCGGCGCGCAAGTGAGCGGCGTCGAGGTGTCGACGACCATGATCGCAATCGCGGCCCATCACAACGCGAAAGCCATTGCAGCCGGCCTGATCTCGCTTTATCACGGCGATGGAGTAACCCTGCCGGTTGCCGACCACAGCCTTGACAAGGTGCTCGGCGTGCACAACTTTTACTTCTGGCCCGATCCCCGCGCCAGCCTTTGCGACATCGCTCGAGCCCTGCGGCCCGGGGGTCGACTCGTCCTTACATCGATATCCGATGACCAACCACTGGCGGCCCGTTTCGATCCCGCGATCTATCGCGTGCCCCCCACCCTCGACACCGCCGCGTGGCTTGGCGCTGCCGGCTTCATCGACGTCGGCATCAAGCGCAGTGCAGACCATCCGGCGACCGTGTGGTTCACCGCAACTGCGACGTGA
- a CDS encoding hypothetical protein (This region is a possible MT-complex-specific genomic island (See Becq et al., 2007 PMID:17545187).), translating to MARSIPADRFSAIVAASARVFIAHGYQRTQVQDVADALALAKGTLYGYAQGKAALFAAAVRYGDAQEALPLASELPVAAPVAGEIAAVVSARLAGEVTDMRLTHALRATLPPGATTGDARAELAGIVTDLYSRLARHRIALKLVDRCAPELPDLAEVWFGTGRNAQVDAVQAYLVHRERAGLLILPGPAPMVARTIVELCALWAVHLHFDPSPEPWSIVQPGVIDDDAIAATLAEFVVRATTASSD from the coding sequence ATGGCCCGCAGCATTCCCGCGGACCGGTTTTCCGCGATTGTCGCCGCGTCGGCGCGGGTGTTCATCGCCCACGGTTACCAGCGCACCCAGGTGCAGGACGTGGCCGACGCACTCGCCCTGGCCAAAGGCACGCTGTATGGCTACGCCCAGGGCAAGGCTGCGCTGTTCGCGGCGGCGGTGCGCTACGGCGACGCTCAGGAAGCCCTTCCGCTGGCATCCGAACTGCCGGTGGCCGCTCCCGTTGCGGGCGAGATCGCAGCTGTGGTGTCGGCCCGACTGGCTGGCGAGGTCACCGACATGCGGCTCACGCACGCGTTGCGAGCGACTTTGCCGCCGGGTGCGACGACTGGAGACGCGCGAGCAGAACTCGCCGGTATCGTCACCGACCTCTACAGCCGCCTGGCCCGGCACCGGATCGCGCTCAAACTGGTCGACCGCTGTGCCCCCGAGCTACCCGACCTCGCCGAGGTTTGGTTCGGCACCGGCCGGAACGCCCAAGTCGATGCGGTCCAGGCATACCTAGTGCACCGCGAGCGCGCCGGCCTTCTGATCCTGCCCGGGCCGGCACCGATGGTGGCCCGGACCATCGTCGAGTTGTGCGCGTTGTGGGCGGTGCATCTTCACTTCGACCCGTCACCGGAGCCTTGGTCGATCGTGCAACCTGGCGTGATCGATGACGATGCGATCGCTGCGACCCTCGCCGAGTTTGTCGTTCGGGCCACCACAGCTTCTTCGGACTAA
- a CDS encoding dehydrogenase/reductase (This region is a possible MT-complex-specific genomic island (See Becq et al., 2007 PMID:17545187).): MSKTVLILGAGVGGLTTADTLRQLLPPEDRIILVDRSFDGTLGLSLLWVLRGWRRPDDVRVRPTAASLPGVEMVTATVAHIDIAAQVVHTDNSVIGYDALVIALGAALNTDAVPGLSDALDADVAGQFYTLDGAAELRAKVEALEHGRIAVAIAGVPFKCPAAPFEAAFLIAAQLGDRYATGTVQIDTFTPDPLPMPVAGPEVGEALVSMLKDHGVGFHPRKALARVDEAARTMHFGDGTSEPFDLLAVVPPHVPSAAARSAGLSESGWIPVDPRTLSTSADNVWAIGDATVLTLPNGKPLPKAAVFAEAQAAVVAHGVARHLGYDVAERHFTGTGACYVETGDHQAAKGDGDFFAPSAPSVTLYPPSREFHEEKVAQELAWLTRWKT; the protein is encoded by the coding sequence ATGAGCAAGACGGTTCTCATCCTTGGCGCGGGTGTCGGCGGCCTGACCACCGCCGACACCCTCCGTCAACTGCTACCACCTGAGGATCGAATCATATTGGTGGACAGGAGCTTTGACGGGACGCTGGGCTTGTCGTTGCTATGGGTGTTGCGGGGCTGGCGGCGGCCTGACGACGTCCGCGTCCGCCCCACCGCGGCGTCGCTGCCCGGTGTGGAAATGGTTACTGCAACCGTCGCCCACATTGACATCGCGGCCCAGGTAGTGCACACCGACAACAGCGTCATCGGCTATGACGCGTTGGTGATCGCATTAGGTGCGGCGCTGAACACCGACGCCGTTCCCGGACTGTCGGACGCGCTCGACGCCGACGTCGCGGGCCAGTTCTACACCCTGGACGGCGCGGCTGAGCTGCGTGCGAAGGTCGAGGCGCTCGAGCATGGCCGGATCGCTGTGGCTATCGCCGGGGTGCCGTTCAAATGCCCAGCCGCACCGTTCGAAGCGGCGTTTCTGATCGCCGCCCAACTCGGTGACCGCTACGCCACCGGAACCGTACAGATCGACACGTTCACGCCTGACCCGCTGCCGATGCCCGTTGCAGGTCCCGAGGTCGGCGAGGCTTTGGTCTCGATGCTCAAGGATCACGGTGTCGGCTTCCATCCTCGCAAGGCCCTAGCTCGCGTCGATGAGGCCGCAAGGACGATGCACTTCGGTGACGGCACGTCCGAACCGTTCGATCTGCTTGCCGTGGTCCCCCCGCACGTGCCCTCCGCCGCGGCGCGGTCAGCGGGTCTCAGCGAATCCGGGTGGATACCCGTGGACCCGCGCACCCTGTCCACTAGCGCCGACAACGTGTGGGCCATCGGCGATGCGACCGTGCTGACGCTGCCGAATGGCAAACCGCTGCCCAAGGCTGCCGTGTTCGCCGAAGCCCAGGCCGCAGTTGTCGCCCACGGCGTCGCCCGCCATCTCGGTTACGACGTAGCTGAGCGCCACTTCACCGGCACGGGCGCCTGCTACGTCGAGACCGGTGATCACCAGGCAGCCAAGGGCGACGGCGATTTCTTCGCTCCGTCGGCGCCCTCGGTGACGCTGTACCCGCCGTCGCGGGAGTTTCACGAGGAGAAGGTCGCACAAGAACTGGCCTGGCTGACCCGCTGGAAGACGTGA
- the rmlA gene encoding glucose-1-phosphate thymidylyltransferase (alpha-D-glucose-1-phosphate thymidylyltransferase RmlA) has protein sequence MRGIILAGGSGTRLYPITMGISKQLLPVYDKPMIYYPLTTLMMAGIRDIQLITTPHDAPGFHRLLGDGAHLGVNISYATQDQPDGLAQAFVIGANHIGADSVALVLGDNIFYGPGLGTSLKRFQSISGGAIFAYWVANPSAYGVVEFGAEGMALSLEEKPVTPKSNYAVPGLYFYDNDVIEIARGLKKSARGEYEITEVNQVYLNQGRLAVEVLARGTAWLDTGTFDSLLDAADFVRTLERRQGLKVSIPEEVAWRMGWIDDEQLVQRARALVKSGYGNYLLELLERN, from the coding sequence ATGCGCGGGATCATCTTGGCCGGCGGTTCGGGCACCCGGCTGTACCCGATCACCATGGGGATCAGCAAGCAGCTGCTGCCGGTCTACGACAAACCGATGATCTACTACCCGCTCACCACGCTGATGATGGCTGGGATCCGAGACATTCAGTTGATCACCACCCCGCATGACGCGCCCGGCTTTCATCGACTCCTGGGCGACGGCGCGCACTTGGGAGTGAACATCAGCTACGCCACCCAGGATCAGCCTGACGGTCTGGCGCAGGCGTTCGTCATTGGCGCCAACCACATCGGCGCCGATTCGGTGGCATTGGTGTTGGGGGACAACATCTTCTACGGCCCAGGTCTGGGGACCAGCCTGAAGCGCTTCCAATCCATCAGTGGTGGAGCAATTTTCGCCTATTGGGTAGCCAACCCGTCGGCCTATGGTGTCGTTGAGTTCGGCGCCGAGGGCATGGCGCTGTCTCTGGAGGAGAAGCCGGTGACCCCGAAGTCGAATTACGCGGTGCCGGGCCTGTATTTCTATGACAACGATGTGATCGAAATCGCCAGGGGTTTAAAGAAATCAGCGCGCGGGGAGTACGAGATCACCGAGGTCAACCAGGTCTACCTCAATCAGGGTAGGTTGGCGGTCGAGGTGCTGGCCCGCGGGACAGCGTGGCTGGACACCGGGACATTCGACTCGCTGCTGGACGCCGCCGATTTCGTCCGGACCCTGGAGCGTCGGCAGGGCCTGAAGGTCAGCATCCCCGAAGAAGTGGCGTGGCGCATGGGCTGGATCGACGACGAGCAGCTGGTGCAGCGAGCCCGTGCTCTGGTCAAGTCCGGATATGGTAACTACCTGCTGGAGTTGTTGGAGCGCAACTGA
- the PE6 gene encoding PE family protein PE6: MRSMGFLHRACRAPSSLPAPLMARPGRSVLARPAATPPGPLCATTRPRPPQGNQPPASRISNFPPKRHKTRVLAAAEDEVSAAVAALISAHGRRHHSLNNQAAAFHGQFAQNLNVGAGSCASAETTADAPTQALLGPADRQRRQRRAVRQWLVRWAAHPGRATRGFHNHRQ; the protein is encoded by the coding sequence GTGCGGTCCATGGGGTTCTTGCACCGCGCATGCCGGGCGCCGTCGAGCTTGCCGGCTCCGCTCATGGCCCGGCCAGGGCGCAGCGTTCTTGCCCGGCCGGCCGCGACCCCACCGGGCCCACTGTGCGCCACCACCCGGCCCAGGCCACCACAAGGAAACCAGCCGCCAGCATCTCGGATCAGCAACTTCCCGCCGAAGCGCCACAAGACCCGCGTGCTGGCGGCGGCCGAAGACGAGGTGTCGGCGGCCGTCGCGGCACTGATTTCCGCACACGGTCGGCGGCATCACTCCCTCAACAATCAGGCGGCGGCGTTCCATGGCCAGTTTGCACAGAACCTGAACGTGGGTGCGGGCTCGTGTGCCAGCGCCGAGACCACCGCCGATGCGCCGACCCAGGCGCTGTTGGGGCCCGCTGATCGCCAACGGCGCCAACGGCGGGCTGTTCGGCAATGGCTGGTCCGGTGGGCTGCTCATCCAGGACGGGCTACCAGGGGGTTCCATAATCACCGACAATAA
- the aspC gene encoding aspartate aminotransferase (Belongs to class-I of pyridoxal-phosphate-dependent aminotransferases. Cofactor: pyridoxal phosphate.), producing the protein MDNDGTIVDVTTHQLPWHTASHQRQRAFAQSAKLQDVLYEIRGPVHQHAARLEAEGHRILKLNIGNPAPFGFEAPDVIMRDIIQALPYAQGYSDSQGILSARRAVVTRYELVPGFPRFDVDDVYLGNGVSELITMTLQALLDNGDQVLIPSPDYPLWTASTSLAGGTPVHYLCDETQGWQPDIADLESKITERTKALVVINPNNPTGAVYSCEILTQMVDLARKHQLLLLADEIYDKILYDDAKHISLASIAPDMLCLTFNGLSKAYRVAGYRAGWLAITGPKEHASSFIEGIGLLANMRLCPNVPAQHAIQVALGGHQSIEDLVLPGGRLLEQRDIAWTKLNEIPGVSCVKPAGALYAFPRLDPEVYDIDDDEQLVLDLLLSEKILVTQGTGFNWPAPDHLRLVTLPWSRDLAAAIERLGNFLVSYRQ; encoded by the coding sequence GTGGACAACGATGGCACCATTGTGGACGTGACAACCCACCAGCTGCCCTGGCACACCGCCAGCCATCAGCGGCAGCGCGCCTTCGCTCAGTCGGCCAAGCTGCAGGACGTCCTGTACGAGATCCGCGGCCCGGTGCACCAGCACGCCGCGCGGCTCGAAGCCGAAGGTCACCGCATCCTCAAACTCAACATCGGCAACCCGGCGCCGTTCGGCTTCGAAGCACCCGACGTGATCATGCGCGATATCATCCAGGCGCTGCCCTACGCGCAGGGGTACTCCGACTCGCAGGGCATCCTGTCGGCCCGGCGTGCGGTGGTCACGCGCTACGAGCTGGTGCCCGGATTTCCCCGATTCGACGTGGACGACGTCTACCTGGGTAACGGGGTCTCCGAGCTGATCACGATGACGCTGCAAGCCCTGCTGGACAACGGCGATCAGGTGCTGATTCCATCACCGGACTACCCGCTGTGGACGGCGTCGACCTCGCTGGCTGGCGGCACTCCGGTCCACTACCTGTGCGATGAGACCCAAGGCTGGCAGCCCGATATCGCCGACCTGGAATCCAAGATCACCGAGCGCACCAAGGCGCTGGTCGTGATCAACCCCAACAACCCAACCGGCGCGGTGTACAGCTGCGAAATCCTCACCCAGATGGTCGATCTGGCCCGCAAGCATCAACTGCTGCTGTTGGCGGACGAAATCTACGACAAAATCCTCTACGACGACGCCAAGCACATCAGCCTGGCATCGATCGCCCCGGATATGTTGTGCCTGACCTTCAATGGGCTGTCGAAGGCCTACCGCGTCGCCGGATACCGGGCCGGCTGGCTGGCGATCACCGGACCCAAGGAGCACGCCAGCAGCTTCATCGAGGGCATCGGCCTGCTGGCCAATATGCGGTTGTGCCCAAATGTCCCGGCCCAGCATGCCATTCAGGTTGCACTGGGCGGCCATCAGAGCATCGAGGACCTGGTGCTGCCCGGCGGCCGGCTGCTCGAGCAGCGCGACATCGCCTGGACCAAGCTCAACGAGATCCCGGGGGTGTCGTGCGTCAAACCGGCGGGCGCGCTGTATGCGTTTCCCCGGCTAGACCCCGAGGTCTACGACATCGACGACGACGAGCAACTCGTGCTCGATCTGCTGCTGTCGGAGAAGATCCTGGTCACCCAGGGCACCGGGTTCAACTGGCCCGCACCGGATCATCTGCGCCTGGTGACGCTGCCATGGTCCCGCGATCTGGCGGCCGCCATCGAGCGGCTGGGTAACTTCCTGGTCAGTTACCGGCAATAG